In the Melanotaenia boesemani isolate fMelBoe1 chromosome 14, fMelBoe1.pri, whole genome shotgun sequence genome, AGCTCATATATGAAGATAGCATGTATTTTACAGGGAATTCACAGCGAGAAAGTATGCACATTGCTGACATTTCAATTATGTGACTGCTGCAAAACAGAAACGTTACAAACATTTGATACTGAGGAAGAGAGGTCGCTGAACACAAAGACACCAATAACAATGTCAAGTTAGAGAGgaaacaaaatctgggaaagTGGAACATGtataaagaacaaaaatggGCTTTGTTGTGCTTAGCCAAATACTAGGTTTGTACTTAACAGCCaagtatttattatataatgtCCTGTATCACATGCATCACCTCTTTCCTTAaactaaaagttatttttcacatttataacATGTCTGACACATGTTATTGACATTGTGCTTTCTTGTAATAACatacttttgtttgtgtttttgtactaGGCTGGCAGTGGAGCCTGTTGGATCGGCCTTCGTTTGCAGAAATCCACCAAGCCTTTGAGACAATGTTCCATGACTCCAGCATTTCTGAAGGTACAATTGCAAGTAACATAAGCCCATCTGTTGGTCTTTTCTTATGTTTAGAACCTCCTTTCAGGAACTTTAAAACAGGATAACTTATTTAGCTAAATATAGAATATAAATCTTGGTATGTACATTTTTAAGCCTTACAGCTcccctttttgtttgttgtttttgtcttttagaaGATAATTGATAAGTTCTCAATCTTAGAGGGAAAAATTAATAATGAAGGAAAAACCTGATGTACAACAGGAGGGAAAAGAGAAACTTCAACTGGCTTGAACAGACCATGTAATGATTAATGACCTTGCAGATTTATACTGATTTTAATTGGTCATTAAAGGCACGGTTGTTGCATTATTGTGGATCTGAATAAAAGCTGACTGTCTACAAATAATCTTCTTTGCAGAAGTAGCAGAGGAGCTTTGTAAGACGGCCTCTTCTAGTCACTGTGGACCACTGCACTCTTTCAGTCATGATATGCCCCTGTTGCCTTCCAAATCTCGCACGCTCCACAAGCACACCGAAAACAAGGAAAACATCGAGGGTGGACTGGATGCGCGTTCTGACCCCGGCACACACAGTCACTCAGGTACAGCCAGGCATGCCCACCTTACTACCAACTGGTTGGGTAAAACACTTTATGATTCTGCAGGTAAGCCAGAGGACAATGATAAACAGGGACAGCAGCAGCGCCACCAAGCTCGCCGTTTGAGAAGGAGGGCCATCATTTTCTTCACCCACTGATCACTGCTGTTAGCATCTGTCATGCTTTAGATAAGCCTCCACTGTGGCAGGCCCTCCTAGAATGGCCTGAAAAAGGGCCGACAAATGGCCAACAATTTGCAGTGTTTCAGCACTTTTGGAAAATATTTGATATCTTaagtttttttaatcacatttgaCTTTTAAGCTCTTTAATCAGCAGTGAAACATCTGACACCACAAAGTAGGGCATGAAAAATTGGAAGGACAAATTACAAATGTAGACTTTAAATAAACGTGTATTTGACTAAACTGAAATtgataaacaataaaagaattGTAGCATCTTTGAAGTGTGTTCCATCCTTACCATCACTGTGAGGAACTGGgaataatgaagagaaagaaaatactgTTCTTTTTATTACAAGAGTCCTTTGTCATCCACCATCTACCAAAGTCCATCTTAAAATTCAGCATACAATAAACCGAGTCATATTTGTCTTTCCTGCCAGCCTCTTTGGTCTTTTGGAAGATCTACTACTGATACCAGCGCTTTGCtacaaaataaatcagcttCATCTATCCGAAATGTTCCTCACACTTTCCAAGAAATGTTCAAGTCAGTAATATGATTTGTGTTATGGCTTTTTGCAAGCATTCAAAAGTGCACTATTTTTATACCCAAATGAACCCTTTTTCCTTCACTATGACACACATGTTCATGAAGTATCAGTATTCTgaataaactttttttgtttaattttttttttttttggtgcctCTCCTTTTTGCTGCgttaatattttttctatatctaGGCTCATGCTGGTAACTAATGTTTGCTAACCCTtgctgtgtattttttaaatgggttattgtttgtttatttatttaaataacatgtttttctatttgtgtctgtgtctgtacttgtcttttctttgtcacCAAGGAAATTGTGTTTAGCctttatgtttgtatttttaccaataaaggaaaaaattgtgtatataaatttatatagcCCTGAAAAGTCACTCCCTTGTAATTGTAAGGTTTATATATCGGGATATAACAAATAGGCTGCAGGGTGGTGTGGCAGTTGGCATAGTAGCCTCACAAATAGAAGCCTCTAGAATACTCTGAGGTGACCATGAACTTGGCATaccaatgactgcaaggtgtctaGGTCTAAAGAACAAGCCCAAATCCTTCAACTCTCCACGACCGTGCTGGACAGTTGGTGTGAGGTGTGtgctgatatgttgtttataaaGACCAAACATTTCCATTATGGCCTGTCCCAAGGAAATTGTTTTAGAAGTCTGTTCAATTTATCACATGCTTTTTATCAGCAGTATCTGACTGCCCAGTACTCCTACATAAGCAGTAAGATTGAACTTGCcacacagatttttttgttgtatatttaaaaaaaaaaaaaggatggcaTAATATGCTGAGCTCTGATTGCATTAACCCCATTTTAAGACCTTATAATGACCAGgtagggtttttttgttttgttttttatgtccCAATAAGTGAAACCATTGCATTGTATGAGGGTGGGCTCTATTTACAGAACAATATGTAGCACTGAGTATTCAACTTCTTAAGCAAAAACTGgtctgattaaaataaaaactaccagTTTTCATCACTGGCTGTCTGTAGTTGTAAGACTATGTTTAAATCACAAGTACACAGTCTGACaatgtatgtaaaaaaatattccaaatatattttcatttgctgaatattttaagtaaatgtTCACAATGCAGATGAAAAGGGAGTAAAATATATACTTGCACACAGTATACTTGACACGGGTATTCCATCATGtccatttctgtgtttttcatttaaatgtaaatatatatttaataagtTATGCAGTTTCTCTTTAGATTATTCTAATCCTATTTCAttctttaaaaattgttcaacaATTCTACTGATTTAAAAGTCAGCAGTATTGTAAAGATGCCTGTCTTTGATGCTGTGAAACTCTGCTCCATCTCATCAGAAGAGGCTGCACAGTTTCTGTTTGGCATTTGTAATCGGCTGGTCTATTAAGTGTATTTAATAATCTCTTCTCTTATAAGAACAGCTTGTAAATCATTGAATTAATATGGGCATGCACAGAACAGGCTTGGACTCAAAATTTCTATTGACTCTTGAAATGCTTTTTCCTTGGACATGAGTCccaaaggaggaaagaaaagtTTTCCACCTTATTACAGTAACATGCAGCTATTTAGTATGAGCAACCATGTATAGAGCATATTCTGAGACTGAAGTGTGCGAGGCTCAAGATTTCCATTTCTCATTCCTTTTATGATATTAAGATACCTTTAAACAAAGATGGATGTGCTCCAGCTGAGTTCAGCCTGGTCGTGTTTTGTGATTGTAATCCATTCATTTCTTCTCTCTCCAGGCTGGGCGTCTGTATTGCTTGGAGGGGATAGCCGGTCAGGCAGCTCTCCAGCCCTTCCCAGAAAACAGCAGCCACGAGATAAATCCCCTAACAGCCTTTTGGAAGATGCACAGGATATGGGCACATTTACACGAGACCGCAAGACTGGCTTCTTTAGCTCCTTCATGAAGAAGAAATCTTTctcctcgtcctcctcctcaccaTCTTCACAACACCAACAGAACCTTCCAACGCCACCCAAGAGGAGTAGTTCCTTCCGGGATATGGAAACACAGCCCACCAAGAAATACGAGCCCACAGCTGATTTCAGCGCTCCTCCTCCCTTGCCACAGTCAGACAGTTTAGGAGGGTTTTCTGCCTCTCCTTCTCACTCCCATGGGGAACCCACCCAGACACAGTCCCGCTGCTGTGGGGCTGCTTTTGGACAGAAACCCTCTGGTGGAGGTCTTGGCTCTCAGCTGACAAGTGGTAGCAGCTGGGGTGGACTGGCTGGCTTTTTCACCCCCAGGCTCATCAAAAAGACACTTGGACTACGGACTGGAAAGACGGCCTCTTCAGAGGAGGGTAGTAGTATAATTGGTGGACCAAAACCTTTCCCTAGGTCCAATTCTACCTCCTCAATGTCAGCTGGACTGCCCGACCTAGAGCGCATGGCTTTGACTTTACCTAGGAACCGCAGTGCTAAGCCCCCTCTGGAGAGAACTGCTTCCACAACCTCTCAGCCGGAGAACGGGGCTGCACGGCCCTCAGACACTCCGCTGAGGAGGATGGATGAGGGGACTGCGCAGATCAGGGAAAGGCCCAAAGCCAAGCTGCTACCTCGGGGCACTGCTGCAGGGGTGAGGGCACCAGGGGTTGGGGGGGAGGTGGGGGAATCAGACAACCTGTCTCGGGTCAAAGAGGGTAAGGAGGAGAGTGGAGGGTTGGACAGGCAGCAAAGCTGGCCATCTCCCTCTAAGACTTCCAGTTTGAGCATGTCATCGGCTTCAGGAGGTGTTCCAACTCATAATCACAAAGTTCCAGTCTTGATCTCCCCCACACTGAAGCATAGCCCAGCCGACGTGCACTTAGTCGGGCTAGACTCTCAGGGGAACCGCTTCAAACTGCTGTCTGAGCACCAAGGCGACCGAGACAGACCAAGACTCATCAAACCCAAAtgtgctcctcctcctcctccaactCTGCGCAATCTGCAACACTCCTACAGCGGTGATGGAGAGGAGCAGGTCAGTGGAACACCTGTAGAAGTAAATGGAGATACATTAAAAGGTCACAGGTCAGGGCGAACATCAGGAGGAGCAGTAACAGGTAGACCGTCAGTGCCACCACCACAAGTGCCTCCTGCATCTACCACCTCCCTTTCCTCTTCATGCCCTGCCAGCACCAACACTACTCCCACCAAAATGGCCAATGGCGCCGCCCCCACTGCCTCCTCACACACAGCACCGTCTGCTGGTTCCAAGGTTGCACTACGGCGAACCAGACAGCAGGTGGAGAGGGTGCCCCTGGAGCGGGTTAGCCGTGAGGCCTTGCTGGAGTGCGCCGAGGGCCTGAGCAGCGCACTAAATTCCAGCTCTGAAAATACCTCCAGCACCCAGGTGCTGGATGCTGGCCACCAGCTGCTAGACTACTGCTCAGGTTATGTGGACTGCATCCCTCAAATGAGGAACAAATTTGCCTTTCGAGCAGCAGTGGGCAAGCTGGAGCTCAGCCTGCAGGAACTGAGGGCCTCATCATCAGGAGGGGGAGGGCTGAGCGGTTTGGGATCCAACACTGTGGTAGACAACTTACACAGCTGTATTAAAGAGATTAGTGACGTAGTACAGAGGTAGCCACTGTGACAACACCAGTTGTCACCTCTAACTATCAGACAGTTCACTTATATTcctcttttttaagttttaatttcaATGACAGCTTTTTGGGGGACAAAATGAGATAACTCTCTAAAGTACCTCAAATGAATCACtacaatatataatttttataatgtttacaaaaatactCCATAAAATGCCAGTGTGGACACCAACTTTGCTCTCAAATGTAAATATTGAGAAGAGATATTACACCAAACAAAATGTGGTTTAAGTCACGCCATGCAACGTTTTGCTACAAGTTTCCATTTGGCCATGATAAAGGCCTCTTTGTTATCTGAATGTCAAGCGTCTCAGCTGTGTGTAGCTAGCCAAGAGAGGAGGTAAAACTCACCCTGCTTATCTGTCGGTCTATAACATGCTGAGCAAGAATGATGGTGGTTTTGGCCAGCCTTACTCAAATACAAAACAGTTTAATCTTTTCATCTGTTTCACAAGTATGTGAATCATCaactgaatgtttttgtttcccaATCCcattttatcattgtgttttgtgtcttgAAATTTAAGTGACCACAAGCTAaaagtaagttaaaaaaaaataaagattgcaATGTAAATGCAAGGGAAAGGGAATCTGCATTTAGTATGAGTCAATGTTTGGGGTCTCAAATCGAAATTTTCTTTATGTGTACAGATATTTTCTTAGCTGGACAAACAGGATCAAATTATAAATCTCAAAACTGATTTTGTTAGTATTGGATTAAAgcctgcttttttgttttgtagaatAATCAGCTGCTTTGACAGTGACATTCCCAGACATCCAGGTGAAACTGTTGCAATAGGGGGATAATTTACATTAGTGTTTTCAATCTTGGTCCTCAgtacccactgccctgcatgtttgcTCCAACCCAGCTGTAGCAAATGAATTGATCCTCTCAAGAGGCTGTCATCAAGGGTCTGGTTGAAAAGTGCTTTTTTGcttaactaaattaaatgatcTGGAAGTGTCTAAGCAGCAGCCATCATAAAAGCTGCACAAATTCTCTAAATTTTAAGGAGCTTCAGTCTATCTTTTAGTATCTCCTTTAGTATAGAAAACACCAGAGCGTTATTATTGAAAGAAAGGAGATCATTCTTTCCCACAATTTGTAGTTCCAGTTTTCAAAGAGAGGCTCAAATATGTGTCTCCAGTTGTACAAACTGTGATTGACGAAGATGAATGAGGACAGTGGGGTGAGTGTGAGCAGTGTGACAGTGTCTTTCACTTTTGtgcctttttcttctcctctcttaAGTACAACCCTTGAtaacatattaatattttatatattaatatactAATGATAAATCGTCTTCTTTTGACAGCGCCATAAGATTGCAGTAGATGAAGTAtctgaagccttttttttttgtagaatagTTATTGGACATCTGTAATTTCAGTGCTGCAGACCCACATCACAGCTTAGTGTAACAAATGAGGCTGCATTCCCATTGCAACACAGTCCTTCTTTCCTTGACCTCATGATGTTTTTCAGCAAGGTCAAGGAAAAGATGAGAGGTCATTTTGCGTTATTAAACCAGGCTCAAAGTTCTTTAAGGCTGGTTGATGAGATGTTATTTCAGCTAGGTTTGTTAAAATAGGAAAACACCTAAAACATGCACAGCAGTGGGTGCTGAGGAGCGGGACTGGCAtacattaatttacatttagCTCTCATAACACAATATGCTCCATTtatactgaaagaaaaaaagacctaCAGCAATCACTTTCTTATTTCCCATGATTCTGAAACGTGTTGACTGAATGTGTGGTGTCTTATATGGCACAGCATTTATTTTCACTCCAGTGATATATCTTATTCTCACACACTAATGCCGTACCACATAAATGGGGAGCATTTCAGTAATAATGTCCAGCTATAATTATTGAACACTATGTCTCTTCCTTGTATAATGGAGCCTAAAAGAGTGAGATTATGAGTAGGGAAGCACACGAGTAGGGGAACTGGGACAGTATTTTTATAAGTGTCCTTCAGAGTATGGGCAGTGCTGGATTCCCTGTAGCCTTGTGACCTCAGTACCGTAAGAACgcagcaaaaagcagagacctaCTTTACACTAATCACCCAGGACTGATCTTCCAAACCAACTGCAGTATGTCTACAGCACATGAGCAAAATGGGGATTTATTTGgtttaagaaaaattatttttagaatGTATAAActtgaattttaaattattctttttttttttcaaagcacaGACATATTTTGAGAAAAAGGTTatgtaaatgtttgatttatttcataTCTACACATAAAATTTATGTGTGGCCACAACTTAAAGAGAAATGTTGTTGACTAAAGAGATGTATATCGAGACTGAGGCCCATCCACCCAGATCGGATGATGCGCTTTGAATGTATTAATCTGGTCAGATGTTcaactttttgtgtgtgtttaacctCTTAAGGtgccatattttcttttatttatttttattaatttccagTTACTGGCCCGTACTTTAAATCTGATCATACTTGCAAACAGTCCAGAGATACTTGCTCTGTTTTTTAGCACACATCAAGCTGTGTACAGCACACACGACAAccttcttcattcttcttcattttactttattttatttgacttccttGTGGCTCTCATCTTAACATACACTGGATAAGGCGTAAGACACAATGGTTCACTGACACATATTTtgcataaaaacactaaaatctgTCAACACTGCAGGTCCATAACACTTTTTGAAATACTCATTAATTAAACATGATGGGGAAAAGTCAGTTTTGTAATGCGtttcattacatttatttattttgttttatttttattttatttttttagagaaaaaattattttctattcACTGTGagttttaaattacattaatggATTAACattatggatttattttatcttttttcatcAGTTTTGGTGCCTTTTATGTGGAATATAGAATTTATGTGACATTGACTGCAGCACATCACAGTATGGCGATGTTTAACCCTTTCATGAAAGCATTTATGTGGTATCTCTCCTCTCTTACATAAGTTTGTGATGAGATCACTGCAGAATTTAATTTAGAGGTTAATGATCAGACACAAACTTGAAACCAGTAGGTGCACTTTGTTCTTCATAACAATGCTTAaatgcttgttttttattttaactaccAACACTGAGTGCAGCCACACAAATAAATGACACGTGAACCTGCTGCACTAAACCCAAGacgtttttttctaaatttgaaTTATGGGAGTTATAATGTTTAATGATTGACTAATCCCAGTTTGGCCTGCTGACTTAGTgggtttctgtttatttatgttttttttttttctttaacgcCTTCTCAGTAAAATAGATTTCCCCGATTTCCAACATAATCAgtcattaactttttttttttttttttctgtcttccatcaaatttaaaatctaGATCAACACTTTTCAGCATATGAACTGACCGtaaaatctgtctttctttcttgcatttatcttgtttctttttatttttcatgtctcCCTGTTTTGGAAATTTGTTCTGGAGAACGTTTGTATACATTATTATACCAAAGGCCACGTCTTCAGTCGAATGAGTGCAATGTAAAACAACACAGACACGTCATAGTGGAATATGTGAATCTAAACAGGGATAAAAATGTCAGATGTTAacaatgaactttttttttattgtacaaaaaatatattttgtgttcttgtttttctttgtttttgtttttttttttatttaaagctcaCATTATATTACTGTGAAGTTCTGCTTATCAGGTTAAGCCTATTGTaaataataaagatattaatgaatttttttctgttattgtttatttcatCAAACacttaaatttcttttattttagttgcacattgagattaaaaaaattagcaCTTAAGCCCAAGATAGAAAATTAGAAgctaattataataaaaaattagctatttcttttaaataacaaaataaatttggaTTATATTGTCtgattatttgtgtgtgtatttccaaaactaaagttttattttaaatcaagtaTTACATTTTTTCTGCCTTTGGCCATAAAACTCAACTCCTCATCattctttttctaaactttattaaatattgaaaaGTCTATACAGAACAACTAGATGCCAGGGGTACATAACAGACAGTAATCTGAAAATATGGAAAACCTAAATTCCAAATAGGGTAGagatagaagtaaaataaataaaagtaaatgcatATTACATATCCATACATCGCCATGTATATAAAACACATAATCCAATGTAACAAATTCACATTCAACTAGTCAAAAGTATagttttaattctctttttacTTTCAAGTTCTTTGATTGTGGCTcagtgttggaaaaaaaatctttttaggaATAGTTTGTGTTTGGGTTGGAGTCTGTCCATCGTGCTTTATGAATGCAAAATTTTCCCAGGAGAACTAGAAGCTAAATTATGCAGATTAAGTATTTGTCCATGTCTTTATTGTCCAAATATGTATTTCTCTGTAAACTGAACTATTTGCCCAATTTTTTGTCTAATGAAATGTAGATCTTGCTACAATATCCTACACAATATCCAGTACATGCACTAATCAAATAGATGAGAAA is a window encoding:
- the abl2 gene encoding tyrosine-protein kinase ABL2 isoform X2 — translated: MGQQVGRVGEVTSTGFQPPPHAPQPNQGKGNRGSGAGRRPREPGCSTAAPSGRVAAVNVPDPGINIFTQHSALTEAVRWSSKENLLGAAESDPNLFVALYDFVASGDNTLSITKGEKLRVLGYNQNGEWSEVRSKNGQGWVPSNYITPVNSLEKHSWYHGPVSRSAAEYLLSSLINGSFLVRESESSPGQLSISLRYEGRVYHYRINTATDGKVYVTSESRFATLAELVHHHSTVPDGLVTTLHYPAPKCNKPTVYGVSPIHDKWEMERTDITMKHKLGGGQYGEVYVGVWKKYNLTVAVKTLKEDTMEVEEFLKEAAVMKEVKHPNLVQLLGVCTLEPPFYIVTEYMPHGNLLDYLRDCEKAEVNAVVLLYMATQISSAMEYLEKKNFIHRDLAARNCLVGENHVVKVADFGLSRLMTGDTYTAHAGAKFPIKWTAPESLAYNTFSIKSDVWAFGVLLWEIATYGMSPYPGIDLSLVYDLLEKGYRMEQPEGCPPKVYELMRACWQWSLLDRPSFAEIHQAFETMFHDSSISEEVAEELCKTASSSHCGPLHSFSHDMPLLPSKSRTLHKHTENKENIEGGLDARSDPGTHSHSGWASVLLGGDSRSGSSPALPRKQQPRDKSPNSLLEDAQDMGTFTRDRKTGFFSSFMKKKSFSSSSSSPSSQHQQNLPTPPKRSSSFRDMETQPTKKYEPTADFSAPPPLPQSDSLGGFSASPSHSHGEPTQTQSRCCGAAFGQKPSGGGLGSQLTSGSSWGGLAGFFTPRLIKKTLGLRTGKTASSEEGSSIIGGPKPFPRSNSTSSMSAGLPDLERMALTLPRNRSAKPPLERTASTTSQPENGAARPSDTPLRRMDEGTAQIRERPKAKLLPRGTAAGVRAPGVGGEVGESDNLSRVKEGKEESGGLDRQQSWPSPSKTSSLSMSSASGGVPTHNHKVPVLISPTLKHSPADVHLVGLDSQGNRFKLLSEHQGDRDRPRLIKPKCAPPPPPTLRNLQHSYSGDGEEQVSGTPVEVNGDTLKGHRSGRTSGGAVTGRPSVPPPQVPPASTTSLSSSCPASTNTTPTKMANGAAPTASSHTAPSAGSKVALRRTRQQVERVPLERVSREALLECAEGLSSALNSSSENTSSTQVLDAGHQLLDYCSGYVDCIPQMRNKFAFRAAVGKLELSLQELRASSSGGGGLSGLGSNTVVDNLHSCIKEISDVVQR
- the abl2 gene encoding tyrosine-protein kinase ABL2 isoform X1, whose product is MGQQVGRVGEVTSTGFQPPPHAPQPNQGKGNRGSGAGRRPREPGCSTAAPSGRVAAVNVPDPGINIFTQHSEALTEAVRWSSKENLLGAAESDPNLFVALYDFVASGDNTLSITKGEKLRVLGYNQNGEWSEVRSKNGQGWVPSNYITPVNSLEKHSWYHGPVSRSAAEYLLSSLINGSFLVRESESSPGQLSISLRYEGRVYHYRINTATDGKVYVTSESRFATLAELVHHHSTVPDGLVTTLHYPAPKCNKPTVYGVSPIHDKWEMERTDITMKHKLGGGQYGEVYVGVWKKYNLTVAVKTLKEDTMEVEEFLKEAAVMKEVKHPNLVQLLGVCTLEPPFYIVTEYMPHGNLLDYLRDCEKAEVNAVVLLYMATQISSAMEYLEKKNFIHRDLAARNCLVGENHVVKVADFGLSRLMTGDTYTAHAGAKFPIKWTAPESLAYNTFSIKSDVWAFGVLLWEIATYGMSPYPGIDLSLVYDLLEKGYRMEQPEGCPPKVYELMRACWQWSLLDRPSFAEIHQAFETMFHDSSISEEVAEELCKTASSSHCGPLHSFSHDMPLLPSKSRTLHKHTENKENIEGGLDARSDPGTHSHSGWASVLLGGDSRSGSSPALPRKQQPRDKSPNSLLEDAQDMGTFTRDRKTGFFSSFMKKKSFSSSSSSPSSQHQQNLPTPPKRSSSFRDMETQPTKKYEPTADFSAPPPLPQSDSLGGFSASPSHSHGEPTQTQSRCCGAAFGQKPSGGGLGSQLTSGSSWGGLAGFFTPRLIKKTLGLRTGKTASSEEGSSIIGGPKPFPRSNSTSSMSAGLPDLERMALTLPRNRSAKPPLERTASTTSQPENGAARPSDTPLRRMDEGTAQIRERPKAKLLPRGTAAGVRAPGVGGEVGESDNLSRVKEGKEESGGLDRQQSWPSPSKTSSLSMSSASGGVPTHNHKVPVLISPTLKHSPADVHLVGLDSQGNRFKLLSEHQGDRDRPRLIKPKCAPPPPPTLRNLQHSYSGDGEEQVSGTPVEVNGDTLKGHRSGRTSGGAVTGRPSVPPPQVPPASTTSLSSSCPASTNTTPTKMANGAAPTASSHTAPSAGSKVALRRTRQQVERVPLERVSREALLECAEGLSSALNSSSENTSSTQVLDAGHQLLDYCSGYVDCIPQMRNKFAFRAAVGKLELSLQELRASSSGGGGLSGLGSNTVVDNLHSCIKEISDVVQR